A part of Gossypium hirsutum isolate 1008001.06 chromosome A07, Gossypium_hirsutum_v2.1, whole genome shotgun sequence genomic DNA contains:
- the LOC107953153 gene encoding receptor-like kinase TMK3 encodes MLVFLVGEGTTFAMECNHQRFYLGVFLGLFTVVYGATDPNDLKILNDFKKGLENPELLEWPEAGDDPCGPPPWPHVFCSGDRVTQIQVQNLGLKGPLPQNLNQLPKLFNLGLQKNHFNGKLPSFSGLSELEFAYLDNNEFDTIPADFFDGLSSVRVLALDYNPFNKSSGWSMPKELAKSVQLTNLSLVSCNVVGALPDFLGKLPSLAALKVSYNRLSGEIPASFGESLMEILWLNDQDGEGITGTIDVIANMVSLKQLWLHGNQFTGTIPENIGNLTSLKDLNLNRNQLVGMIPESLVNMELDNLDLNNNHLMGPVPKLKAGNFSYASNSFCQSKPGISCAPQVTALLDFLSGMNYPINLVSEWSGNEPCAGPWMGLSCNSNSQVSIINLPQHNLSGTLSPSLAKLASLMEIRLGGNSIHGTVPDNFTQLESLRTLDLSGNNLEPPLPKFRDGVKIKIEGNPLLIGNHTREPLSPTISPPSASESPPSYQSGGKVSPASSPNKDKKTDSSTATAQQGESQSNGFHRFKLVIVVGSATIAIMVLLVVLFSIFYCKKRKRESEGPNSIVVHSKDPSDPENIVKIAVSNNTSGSSFSKTATSSRSSHSSATQKSHVTEAGNLIISVQVLRKGTNDFAEENELGRGGFGTVYKGVLGDGTELAVKRMEAGVISNKALDEFQSEIAVLSKVRHRHLVSLLGYSIEGNERLLVYEFMSQGALSKHLFHWKSLKLEPLSWRRRLCIALDVARGMEYLHNLARQTFIHRDLKSSNILLDDDFRAKVSDFGLVKLAPDGEKSVATRLAGTFGYLAPEYAVMGKITTKVDVFSYGVVLMELVTGLTALDEGRSEESRYLAEWFWQIKSNKEKLMAAIDPALEVNDETYESIATIAELAGHCTTREPYHRPDMGHVVNVLSPLVEKWKPVDDESECYSGIDYTQPLPQMLKVWQAAESQGVSYASLDDSKGSIPAKPAGFADSFTSVDGR; translated from the exons ATGTTGGTTTTTTTGGTTGGGGAAGGAACAACCTTTGCCATGGAATGTAATCATCAGAGGTTCTATCTTGGTGTTTTCTTAGGTTTATTTACAGTAGTTTATGGCGCTACGGATCCCAATGACTTGAAAATCTTGAATGATTTCAAGAAAGGATTGGAAAATCCAGAGCTGCTTGAGTGGCCAGAAGCAGGAGATGACCCTTGCGGCCCTCCTCCTTGGCCTCATGTTTTCTGTTCAGGTGATAGAGTGACTCAAATTCAGGTCCAAAATCTTGGTCTCAAAGGACCCCTTCCTCAAAACCTTAACCAGCTTCCAAAGCTCTTCAATTTGGGGCTGCAAAAGAATCACtttaatggtaaattaccaaGCTTTAGTGGTTTATCAGAGTTGGAGTTTGCTTACTTGGATAACAATGAATTTGATACGATTCCAGCTGATTTTTTTGATGGACTTAGCAGTGTACGAGTATTGGCTTTGGATTATAATCCGTTTAATAAGAGTAGTGGGTGGTCTATGCCTAAGGAATTGGCTAAATCAGTTCAATTGACAAACCTTTCTTTGGTTAGCTGCAATGTGGTTGGGGCATTGCCTGATTTTCTGGGAAAGTTACCGTCTCTTGCAGCACTAAAGGTTTCTTATAACAGATTGTCTGGTGAGATTCCGGCGAGTTTTGGGGAGTCTTTGATGGAGATTTTGTGGTTGAATGATCAAGATGGTGAGGGGATAACTGGTACCATTGATGTGATTGCCAATATGGTGTCGTTGAAACAGCTTTGGCTTCATGGGAATCAATTCACTGGGACAATACCTGAGAATATTGGGAATTTGACATCTTTGAAGGATCTCAACCTCAATAGGAACCAGCTTGTCGGTATGATTCCTGAGAGCTTGGTCAATATGGAGCTTGATAACTTGGATTTGAACAATAATCATCTGATGGGTCCGGTACCAAAGTTAAAAGCTGGTAACTTCTCTTATGCTTCCAATTCGTTTTGTCAATCTAAACCTGGGATCTCATGTGCCCCTCAAGTCACTGCACTTTTGGACTTCCTTAGTGGTATGAATTACCCTATAAATCTTGTTTCTGAATGGTCTGGTAATGAACCTTGTGCTGGCCCATGGATGGGATTGAGTTGCAATTCAAATTCCCAGGTTTCTATCATCAATTTGCCTCAACATAATCTTAGTGGTACACTTAGTCCTTCGCTTGCAAAGTTAGCATCATTGATGGAAATTAGACTAGGGGGAAACAGTATTCATGGTACTGTTCCAGACAACTTCACTCAACTGGAATCTCTGAGAACGTTGGATCTAAGTGGAAACAATCTCGAGCCTCCATTACCCAAATTCCGAGATGGCGTAAAGATCAAAATTGAAGGAAACCCGCTGTTGATTGGTAATCATACAAGAGAGCCTCTTTCCCCTACTATCAGTCCTCCTAGTGCTTCAGAATCTCCTCCAAGCTATCAATCAGGTGGTAAAGTGTCACCTGCATCGTCCCCGAATAAAGATAAGAAAACTGATTCATCTACTGCCACTGCCCAACAAGGTGAATCCCAATCCAATGGTTTCCACAGATTCAAACTGGTAATTGTGGTAGGAAGTGCAACCATTGCTATCATGGTTCTTCTAGTGGTTCTGTTTTCTATATTCTATTgtaagaagagaaaaagagagtcTGAGGGTCCTAATTCCATAGTGGTTCATTCTAAAGATCCATCAGATCCTGAAAACATAGTTAAGATAGCTGTTTCCAATAACACCAGTGGAAGCTCATTTAGTAAAACTGCAACAAGCTCTAGGAGTAGTCATAGCAGTGCAACACAAAAGTCTCATGTAACTGAGGCTGGAAACTTGATTATTTCTGTTCAAGTACTTCGGAAAGGGACCAACGATTTTGCTGAAGAAAACGAGCTTGGCCGTGGTGGGTTTGGGACCGTTTACAAGGGTGTACTAGGCGATGGAACGGAACTAGCAGTTAAGAGGATGGAGGCTGGGGTCATAAGCAATAAAGCATTGGATGAATTTCAGTCCGAAATCGCTGTTCTATCTAAGGTCCGGCACCGGCATCTGGTTTCTCTCTTGGGTTATTCCATTGAAGGTAATGAGAGGCTTCTTGTCTATGAGTTTATGTCTCAGGGTGCTCTAAGCAAGCATCTGTTCCATTGGAAGAGCCTGAAATTGGAACCTCTGTCTTGGAGGAGGAGGCTCTGTATTGCATTGGATGTTGCTAGAGGAATGGAATATCTGCATAACTTGGCACGACAAACTTTTATACACAGAGATCTCAAATCTTCCAACATCCTTCTAGATGATGACTTTCGAGCAAAAGTTTCGGATTTTGGGTTAGTGAAACTTGCACCAGATGGAGAGAAGTCCGTGGCGACAAGACTTGCTGGAACATTTGGGTACCTAGCACCTGAATATGCTG TGATGGGGAAAATCACTACTAAAGTTGATGTCTTTAGCTATGGGGTGGTGTTGATGGAACTAGTGACTGGATTAACAGCACTTGATGAGGGGCGCTCGGAGGAAAGTCGCTACTTGGCTGAATGGTTTTGGCAAATAAAATCAAACAAGGAGAAGCTTATGGCTGCAATTGACCCAGCTCTTGAAGTGAACGACGAAACCTATGAGAGTATTGCCACTATAGCTGAACTAGCTGGGCACTGCACCACAAGAGAGCCTTATCATCGGCCTGACATGGGCCACGTTGTGAATGTGCTATCACCTTTGGTTGAGAAGTGGAAACCCGTTGATGATGAATCAGAGTGTTACTCGGGCATAGATTACACTCAGCCACTTCCCCAGATGTTGAAGGTTTGGCAGGCTGCTGAAAGCCAAGGCGTGAGCTATGCAAGTCTGGATGATAGCAAAGGAAGCATTCCAGCAAAGCCTGCCGGATTTGCAGACTCTTTCACATCGGTTGATGGTCGATGA